The Halobaculum magnesiiphilum genome contains the following window.
ACCCGCTGGGGCGGCGAGCAGATGGACAACATCTCGTTCCCGGCGGTGATGGCCTACCAGCTGTGGGAGGCGGGCGTCGACTTCGCGGACACGCTGTACGACTACGAGCACGTCCGCCGGTCGGCCGACTACGTCGCGCGCAACGGCCCCGCCAGCGGGCAGGAGCGCTGGGAGGAGGAGGCGGGCTACTCGCCCTCGTCGATCGCCGCCGAGATCGCCGGGCTGGCCTGCGCCGGGAAGCTCGCGCTGGAGACCGGCGACGAGGCGAACGGGCTCGTGTGGCTCGCGCTGGCCGACCGCTGGACCGGCGAGGTGGAGACGTGGACCGCCACCGAGACGGGCACCGCCCGCCACACGCACACGCCGTACTACGTCCGCGTCACCCGCGACGGCGACCCCGAGGCGGGCCACCTCCGCACCCTCGCCAACGACGGCCCGCGCCTCGACGAGCGCGACATCATCGACGCCGGCTTCCTCGAGCTCGTGCGCCTCGGGATCAAGCCGTGGAACGACGAGACGGTCCGCAACTCGGTGCGCGAGGTCGACGACACCATCCGCGTCGACCTGCCGGCGGGCGTCGCCTTCTACCGCTACAACGGCGACGGCTACGGCGAGCTCGACGAGGGAGACGTGGGTGCCCCCTGGTCGGTCGAGAACCACGGGAAGGGTCGGCTGTGGCCCCTCCTGACGGGCGAGCGCGGCGAGTACGAGCTTCGGGTGGACCCCGCCGAGACGGAGCGCGAGCCCGAACTGGATCCGACCGCGCTGCTGCGGACGATGCAGCGGTTCGCCAACTCGGGCCGGATGATCGCAGAGCAGGTGTGGGACCGCGACTACCGCACAGAGTACGACTGGGAGTACGGCGAGGGGACCGGGAGCGCGACGCCGCTGGCGTGGTCGATGGCGCAGTTCGTCCGCCTCGCCCACGGCGTCGACGCCGGCGAGCCCGTCGAGACGCCCGCGTTCGTCCGCGATCGGTTCCTCGACCGGCGGCTCCACGACAGCGACGAGAAGCCCGCCCTCCGCGTCGACACGAACTTCCAGGGCAACAGCGTCGTCGTCTCCGGCGAGACCACCGGCGCGCGCGTCGCCGTGACGACGCCGGTCGACTCGGCGATCGTCGACGCCGAGGACGGGGAGTTCGAGGCGACGCTGGACATCGGCTACGGCGAGAACGACATCACCGTCGCCGCCGCCAGCGACGCGGACCTGGAGACGGCCGCGACGACCGTCTCCCGGTACACGGTCTGACCGTCGGTCGGGCTGGCACCAGCCAGCGCCGACCCCCACCCGCGTCGTCCGTTCCACGCCGGTTCCCGGGATCGGCGACCGGTGATCGCTCGTCCACATCGCGCCGAAATTCCTAGTAGGAGTATATACACCATCAGGGGTACCTTTACCACCGGACGAGTCAATTAACTCATATGACCGAGCCGGAGACGACGTACGTCGGGAAGGCGTGCGCGTACATCACTCGCGGCGGCTCGCAGTTACTGGTGTTCGAAGGACCGGGACACGACGGGCTCCAGATCCCGAAGGGAACGATCGAGCCCGGCGAACGGCCGCGGAGCGCGTTGTTTCGGGAGGTACGAGAGGAGAGCGGCCTTGCGACGCTGGCGAGCGTCGACAAGCTGGCGACGGACGTGTGGACCCGGCGCGAGTCGCCGCCGAAGGCGTACGTGCGCCACTTCTATCACGCGAGCGTCCACGAGCCGCGCGACGAGTGGACCCACGTCGTCCGCGACGGCGGCGGCGAGCACGGCAGCGAGTTCGCGTTCTCGTGGGTCGACATCGACGAGGCGCGCGACCGGGAGTTCGCGCTGGCGCTGGACGACTACGTCCACCGGCTCTCGGCGGTCCCCAGCGCCGTCGAGGTCGCCGGGGCGGCCGACTGAGTCGCGGCCCGCCTCCGGACCACCCGCGGATCGCCTCGCAGCCGGCGAACGGATTTATGTGTAATTCGACCGAACACACGGGTGCATGACATCCATGGACCTCACCTGGCACGGTCACTCCACCTGGACCGTCGAGATCGAGGACACCACCTTCCTGATCGACCCGTTCTTCGACAACCCCCACACCGACACCGACCCCGAGGAGGTCGACCCCGACCACGTGCTGCTCACGCACGGCCACGCGGACCACATCGCGGACGTGGACCGGTTCCGCGGCGCCCACGTCGTCGGCACGCCCGAGGTCACCGGCTACGTCACCGACGAGTACGGCGTCGAGGACACCACGGGGATGAACCTCGGCGGCACCGTCGAGCTGGGCGACGCGTTCGTGACGATGGTCCGCGCGGACCACACGAACGGGCTCGACACCGGCTACGGCGCCTCCGGCGGCACGCCCGCGGGGTACGTCATCTCCGAGACGAAGCCGACCCAGGAGTCCGACCCCGACAGCACGTCGTTCTACCACGCCGGCGACACCGCGCTCATGACGGAGATGCGCGACGTGATCGCGCCGTTCCTCGAGCCCGACGCGGCCGCGGTCCCCGCCGGCGACCACTTCACGATGGGGCCCGCGCAGGCGGCCATCGCCGTCGACTGGCTCGACGTGGACTACGCGTTCCCCATGCACTACGACTCGTTCCCGCCGATCGAGATCGACACCGACGACTTCGTCCGCGAGGTCCGCGCGACCGGCAGCGACGCCGAGGCGGTCGTCCTCGGCGACGACGAGACGTTCACGATCGGGGGGGAGTAAGTCGCCGCCGGAACCGGACTCGACGTCGGTATCCGTGAACCGGTGTCGTCCGCAGTAACAAGGTTTACGCGCGAACCGCCCTTGGTGCCGGACGCATGTCCGATATCGAGACTTCCACCGTCAGCGAAGAGGGCTTCACCAGCACGAGTCAGGTCGGCGACTTCTCGCTCACCGTCGACGCGCTCGGCGAGGACGGCCCCGACCCGAACTCCGTCCTCGTGGCCGACTACGCCTCCTGCTTCCTGCCCGCCTTCCGCGTCGGCGGCCAGCAGCGCGGGCACGAGGACCTCGGCAAGGTCCAGATCGACGCCGAGGCCGACCTCGACGACGACGACGACCTCACCGCGATCCGCTTCGACATCCACGTCGAGGCGGACGTCGACGACGAGACGCTCGCCGACATCGTCGAGCGCGCCGAGGGCATCTGCCACGTCCACTCGGCGCTGCGCGAGGGGCTCCGCGCCGACATCACGGCCCACGCCGACGCCTTCTGAGGCCGGCGCGGCCGCTCACGGGACGAATTCGTTTTTCGGGAAACGACGACCGGGAGCGGCGGCTTCGCGCCGCCTGCGGACTCAGCGGCGGGCGTCGTCGCCGCGGTAGGATCGGTACGTCATCGCGCGGCCGTCGATGATCACGACCTCCTCGTCGGTGCGGTCGCTCGCACCCCCGACGGGGTCGTCCGGCTCGTCACGGAAGACGTACGGTGAGTCGCGCTCTTCCATGGTAGTGGATACCACATCACCACGTATAAATCTTCGTCAGACAGTCTCTGCCATGATTTTTGGGGCGACATCGGCGTCCGTCGGATCGCCGGATCTCCGGGCTACCAGTCGGGCGAGGTTTCAGACTCCCGGCCCGCTCACTCTTCACGGGGCCCGTTGACTCGTCGCGGGCGATCATCACCCGCGGGCACGTTGACTCGTCGCGGCCGTAGGACTCCCCGCCCGTGGCTGGCCGGTGTGAACCCCCACCCGTCACGGATCCGTGAACGGTAACGCGTATGTGTCGTCGGTCCTCGAATCGACATACAGTGACCGCCGCGCAGTTGACGTTGGTGCAGATCGACAACTACGGCCCGTGGACCGTGACGCCGGAGCCCCGTCGGGAGATGGACCTCCAGACGCTCCAGTCGCGCCTGTTCGCGGACATGGCACAGTACATCGGCAACCGGGGCGGCTACGTCTTCTTCACCCGCTTCGACAACATGGTCGCCGTGACGAACGGCCTCGACCGCCGGGACCACGAACTCCTCCAAGAGTCCGTGGGGAACCGCTACCCCGTCACGGTGAGCCTCGGTGTCGGCGTCGACGAGGTGCCGATCGAGGCGCTGGAGACGGCTACCGAGCGGGTGCAGGCGGCCGGATCCGCCCAGTCGTCGGACCGTAGCGAGGTCCTCGCGGGCGAGTTCCACGGCGGCGACGCCGCGGACGACGTTCACATCGCGCACTTCGACGTGAACGACGCGACCGGGAAGTACACCGACCGGCTCAACGAGTTCGACTCGTTCATCAACATCGAGCAGGGGTACGCCTCGCTGATGAAGTACATGCGTGAGGAGCACGGCGCGCTCTCGTTTTTCGTCGGTGGCGACAACGTCATCGCGGCGTGTCCGGACCTCTCGCACGACGAGTACATGGGCGCCATCGACCACGTCGCCGCGGACGCCGACGTCCAGCTCAAGGTCGGGGTCGGCTCGGGCGCGACGCCCCACGAGGCCGGCTTCGCGGCGAAACACGCCCTCGAGGACTGCCGCTACGAGGGGACGCTCGTCGAGTTCGCCTGAACGCGACCGAACTTCCCGACACCGACACGGTTGTGTCGCCGCCGACCCGACGCACCCCCATGACCGACCGCGACTCCGAACCGCCGGCCGCGACGGATCCGTCCGGGTCCCGCCGCGATCGCGCCCGCGCGAGCCTCCTCGGGGTGGCCTGCGGCGACGCCCTCGGGCGCCCCGTCGCCGGCGACGCCCCGGCCGCCGTCCGCGACCGCCACGGCCGCGTGACCGAGATGCTCGGCGCCGACGGCCGCCCCGCCGGAACGACTACCGACCCAACGGCCGCCGCCGTCGCCGCCGCCGAGCGACTGCTCGACCGAGCAGACGCCGCCGTGAGCGCCGACCTCGACCCGCCATCGGCGGACCGCCCCGGCGCGCTCCTCGCCGCCGTCCCGTACGGCTGCCTCGCGGGGGACGCACACGACCGTGCCGCCGCGGCTGCCGAGGCCGCCCTCGTAGCCGGGACGGCCGCCGGCGACGATGTCGCGGCCGAGTCGTCCGCAGCGCTCGCGACGGTCGTGGGTGAACTCGTCGACGGCGAATCCGTCGCGGACGCGGTGTCGACGGCCATGAGCGTCGCCGTGGCGCGGGACGCGCCGGTTCCAGTGCGCGAGACGCTGTCGGTCGTCGGCGACCGCGGCGCCGTGACCATCGACCCCGCGGGCGACCCGGCGGCGGTGTTCGAGACGGCGCTCCACGAGGCGGTCGCCGCGGCGGACGCCGAGGAGGCGATCGTCTCGGCGGTCAGCCGCGGGGGGCACGCGAGCGTGCTCGGCGCCGTCGCCGGCGCGGTCGCGGGGGCACGCTTCGGAGCGGTCGAGGAGGGGGACGCGATCCCGGCGCGCTGGCTGAACGAACTCGGCGGGGCGGCGGATCTCCGGGCGCTCGCCGACGCGCTCGTCGCGCGGGAGGTCCGGATCGACTCCGGGGTCGACACCGACGGGGACGCCTGAAGCGACTGCAGTGGGAACCCGTGTCACCGTTCCCGAAGCTTCGTGAGGGGGGCCGTCATCGGATCGGCCGTGCACCACGACTACCACGTCCACTCGACGTACTCGGACGGGTACTTCATCGAGTTCATGGCGACGGCGGCCGCGGAGGCGGGGCTGTCCGGCATCGGCATCGCGGACCACTGCGTCGTCTCGGAGGACCCGGCCGAGGACCGCTACCGCCGCGAGATGGGGTTCAACCTCGACCTCACCTACGAGCGCCGCCGCGACGCGATCGAGCGACTGCGCGACCGCGTCGACGTGCGCCTGTTCGACGCGGTGGAGTTGGACTACGAGCCCCGCGACGAAGCGGCGATCGCGTCGTTCCTCGAGGAGGCGGAGTTCGATTACGCGATCGGGAGCGTCCACGACCTGGAGGACGTGAACGTCCACGTCCGCGACTACTTCGCCGACAAGTCCGAGCGGGAGCGTCGCGCGCTCGTCGACGAGTACTTCGAGAAACTGGTCGCGCTCGCGGAGTCCGAGCTGTTCGCCATCGCGGCACACCCGGACCTCGTGGAGCGGAACCCCGCCCTCCGCGGGCTTGCGACCCGGGATCACTACGACCGCGCGGCCGCGGCGTTCGCGGAGTCGCGGACGGTGCCCGAACTCAACGCCGGGCGCGTGCTCGACGACTACGGCGCGTTGCACCCCGCGCCGGGGTTCCTCGACGCGCTGGCCGACCACGGCGTCGCCGTCGCGGTCGGCACCGACAGCCACCGGCCGGCCGCCATCGAGCCCCGCGTCGAGCGAATCGACGCCGAGTTGGCCGAGCGCGGGCTGGAGCCGGTTCGGGTGATGGACGTCCCGGACGCCAGTTGACTGCGAGAATCCCGCGGTTATTGGATGTGGCCTTCCTCGCGGAGCTGCTGGGCGTCGTCGGACTCGTAGCGCCAGACGACCTCCGCCTTCTCGTCCTGCCAGTCCCACGGCTCGGCGATGACGATGTCGCCCTCCTTCACCCACGTCCGGAACCGCATCCGGCCGGGGATCCGGCCCATTCGCTCCTCCCCGTCGGCACACCGGAGGGTGACCCGGCGGCCGCCGAGCATGTCGGTGACGGTTGCGAACACCTGGTTGTCGTCGGGCATCCTCAGTGGCTTCCGATTTCCTGTGTCGTCGCTCATGGACGCGGGTAGGTGACCGAGTGGGATAAGTACGTGTATTCGGCGAGCGACGGACGCCGGCTTCGACAGCCGACGGCCGACACCGGTCGCGTCCGACTCGGTCCCCTCAGCGGTCACGTCCCGCGGTTTTCGGTCGTTCGCTAAAACTCCGTTTAGGGAGGCTTTTTCCGGCGTCGACCCATACCCTGGAGCGATGACCGCACTCGCGACGACGATTCACGTCGGTGGTGGCCGATGAGGGGGAACGACCAGCAGGCGTACGACCGCGGCACGTCGCTGTTCTCCCCGGACGGTCGGATCTATCAGGTCGAGTACGCCCGCGAGGCCGTCTCCCGGGGCGCGCCCTCCGTCGGCGTCCGCACGAGCGAGGGCGTCGTGCTCGCGGCGCAGGCGCAGGCGTCCTCCAGCCTGATGGAGTCGGAGTCGATCGAGAAGCTCCACAAGCTCGACGACCACGTCGGCACCGCCAGCGCGGGCCACGTCGCCGACGCCCGCCAGCTCATCGACTACGCCCGCCGGATGGCACAGGGCAATCGCCTGCGGTACACGGAGCCGGTCGGCGTCGAGACGTTGACGAAGTACGTCACCGACCACATCCAGGAGAACACCCAGCGCGGCGGCACGCGCCCGTACGGCGCCGCGCTCCTCGTCGGCGGCTTCGAGGACGGCAAGCCACGCCTGTTCGGCGCCGACCCCTCGGGGACGCCCCACGAGTGGAAGGCGACCGCGATCGGCGGGTCCCGCCAGGAGATCCAGGAACTCCTCGAGGAGGAGTGGAGCGAGGAGCTCACGCTCGATGACGGGATCAGCCTCGCGCTGCGCTCGCTGTTCGAGGTCAACGACGAGCTCACCCCGAACGATGTCTCGCTTGCGACCGTCTCCGAGGACGGCTACACCGCCTTCACGGCCGACGAGATCGCCGACCTCGTCGAGGGTCTCGATCTGAATACCGAGGAGGACGCGGACGACGACGCGGACGACGAAGCCGAAGAGTAACGCGCTCGCTCGGCCGCGACGCGGTTCGAACCGGGTTCCGTTTTCTCGACCCGTGCTCCGGCGACCGCGTCGGCGACGCCGACATCGGACCGGTCGATTCAACGGCGCCGGCGTCGTACCACGGACGATGACCGACGACGCGCTCGCGACGACGCTCGATCGGATACGCGTGTTCCCGATCAAGTCGCTCGACGGAGTCGACGTGGACGCCGCAACCCTGGCGCAGGCCGGCGGGCTCGCCCCCGACCGCGAGTTCGCGATCCTCGACGCCGACGGCGACTACGTGAACGGGAAGAACGAACGCCGGATCCACCGCGTGTCGGCCGACTTCGACCTCGACGGTCGGACCGTCGACCTGGCCGTCCCACACGACTCGGACGCACCTGCTGCCGCCGCCTTCCACCTCGACGACGACCGCGACGGGATCGAGTCGTGGCTCGGGTCGTTCCTCGGGTACGACGTGTCGCTGGCGGGCGAACGCGCCGGCGGGTACCCCGACGACACGGAGCTGCCCGGCCCGACGGTGATCTCGACGGGGACGCTCCGCGAGGTCGCCTCGTGGTTCGACGGCGTGACGGTCGACTCGATGCGACGACGCTTCCGCGCGAACGTCGAACTCGCGAGCGAGGAACCGTTCTTCGAGGACCGCCTCGTCGCCGAGCCGGGCGAGCGCCTCCGCGTCCGCGTCGGCGACGCCGAGCTGCTCGGGGTGAACCCCTGCCAGCGCTGCGTCGTTCCCTCCAGGAACCCCGACACAGGGGAGGAACTCGACGGCTTCCGAACCCGCTTCATCCGCAAGCGCGAGGAGACGATGCCCGACTGGAGCGGCGGCGGGCGCTTCGACCACGCCTTCCGGCTGATGGTGAACACCGAGGTTCCGGAGGCGAGCGTGGGAACGACGCTCCGCGTCGGCGACGACTTGCGGATCCTCGGCGTCGAGAACGAGTGAGAGTCTGGCCGCGGTCGGGGGTCGGGGGCGCCCTACTCCGCGTGCTCTTCGTACTCCTCGGGCGTGTACGTCTTGATCTCTAGGGCGTGCACCTCCCGCGTCATCGCGTCGCCGACGGCGTCGTACACGAGTTCGTGCTGCTGGACAAGCGACTTCCCCTCGAAGGCAGGGGAGACGACGACCGCGGCGAAGTGGGCGTCCTCATGGTCGGGGTCGGGCGCCCGCGGGGTCGTGACGGTCGCCTCGCAGTCCTCGATGCCGGCCTCGATGGCCGCCTCGACCTCCTCGGTGCTCATGCTCATGGGCGAGGGTGGGCGGTCGTCGGGGAAAAAGCGGTCGGTGCGGGCGGCGACATCGGCGGACGCGCGGTCCCGACGGGCTTACGACCCGAGGCGGGAAACGGGCGGTCGTGAGCGCCGGCACCGCCGAGGGCGACGATCCGGCGGATGCGGTTCGCGAGCGGTTGCTGTCCGAGCACGGCTCGCTGTTCGACGCCGTCGACGCCGTCGCCGACGCTGTCGCCGACCGGTGGGACGGTCCCGACCGCGGCGACGCTCCCCGAACGGCCGATCGCGACGCGGTGGTCCCGACGTTGCGCGCGGCACTCGTGGCCGCGGACGTGCTCGACCGTCTCCCAGCATTGCTCGCGACGGGCGCGAACGCGCTCGGCGTCGACCTGCCGGCCTCGCCCGTTCCGGCCCCGCCGTACCTCGTCGTGACCGCGACCGGGCCCGTGGTGCGGGCGACGCTCCCCGACCGGGGGCGACTCGTGATCACCGTCCGCGTGTTCGACGTGGACCGAACGGGCGCGTCGCCGCGATACCGCCGGCTCGATCGCGGCGTTCGCGAGACGCTGACCGTCGAACTCCGGTAACGCCGGGTGGAGGACACGACACCGTGGAGTTTTCACCCGGGACGTGAACCCCGAGATATGACCGAGATCGTCGACTACGAGCTGTACGCGGTGCCGCCACGGTGGCTGTTCTTGAAGCTGGAGTGTGCCGACGGCTCCGTCGGCTGGGGCGAGCCCGTCGTCGAGGGACGCGCGCGCACCGTCCGCGGCGCCGTCGAGGAGCTCGTCGAGGAGTACCTGCTCGGCGAGGACCCCGCGCCCGTCGCCGACCACTGGGAGCGGCTCTACCGCGGTGGATTCTACCGCGGCGGCCCCGTGCTCATGTCCGCCATCGCGGGGATCGACCAGGCGCTCTGGGACCTGAAGGGCAAGCATCTCGGCGCGCCCGTGCACGAGCTGCTCGGCGGCCCGGTCCGCGAGCGCGTCCGCGTGTACCAGTGGGTCGGCGGCGACCGGCCCGCGGGCGTCGCGGAGGCGGCCGAGGCGAAGGTCGACGCGGGCTTCACCGCGCTGAAGATGAACGCGACGCCGGAGCTGGAGCGCGTCGAATCCCCGGACACGATCGATCAGGCCGCCGAGCGCCTTCGGACGGTTCGAGAGGCCGTCGGCGACGAGATCGATATCGGCGTCGACTTCCACGGCCGCGCGACGAAGACCGCGGCGAAGCAACTGGCGGCGGCGCTGGAACCCCACGACCCGTTCTTCATCGAGGAGCCGGTCCTGCCGGAACACAACGACGCCCTCGCGGACATCGCCGCGAGCACGAGCACCCCGATCGCGACCGGGGAGCGGATGTTCCATCGCACCGACTTCAAGGAGGTGCTGGAGACGAACGCCGTCGACGTGATCCAACCGGACCTGAGCCATGCGGGCGGCATCACCGAGTGCCACCGCATCGCGTCGATGGCCGGCGCCTACGACGTGTCCGTCGCGCCGCACTGCCCGCTCGGCCCCGTCGCACTGGCGTCGTGTCTCCAACTCGACGCCGTCGAGCCGAACGCCCTCATCCAGGAGCAGAGCCTCGACATCCACTACAACGAGACGAGCGACGTGCTCGACTACCTCGCGGACCCCTCGGTGTTCGAGTACGAGGACGGCTTCGTTCCCGTGCCGGACGACCCGGGGCTCGGCGTCGACATCGACGAGGACGTGCTCCGCGAGCGCGACGGTCACGACGACTGGCACAACCCCGTCTGGCGCCGTCCGGACGGCAGCGTCGCCGAGTGGTGAGTCGGCGACGGAGCGGCGATCCCAGACTACCCACGGCTGTATCGGGGTAGTCCGAGGCGACGACGCCGAACAACCGCCAGCGACGATGACCGGACCGGGAACAGGGCGGGACTGAAAGGGGCCGGCGTTCTGCGGTCGGTGCGGCCGGCGCGCTCCTCGGTCGCTTCGCTCCCTGCGGTGCTCACCGGTCCGCTCGTTCCCGCAGAACGCCGGGGGCTTTCGGACGGATCGTCGCAGCAACTGTCACCGTGACGGCGGTCACGATCACCGCGCCGAGCACACCGACGACCCCGCCGACGACACGGTCCGATCACGAACCAAGCATCAAGTCACCCGACCGAGACACGTAACACGAACAATGACCAGCTACGACACCTCCGCCATCGACGAACTCGAACCGCGAGCGCGATACGAGAACAAGGTCGCCGTCGTCACCGGCTCGACCCGCGGGATCGGCGCGGGCGTCGCCAAGCGCCTCGCCGCCGAGGGGGCACAGGTCGTCGTCACCGGCCGCAGCGCAGACGCCGGGGCGGAGACGGTCGCCGCCATCGAGGACCTGGGCGGCGAGGCCGTCTTCGTCCGCGCGGACATGCGCGAGCCCGACGACATCGCGGCGTTGTTCGAGGCCACCGCCGACGAGTTCGGCCGCCTCGACGTGCTGGTGAACAACGCCGGCGTCGAGACGTACACCGCCGCCGACGAGGCCGAGCTGGACGACTGGAACTTCGTCCTCGAAACCGACTTCCGCTCCTACTGGCTCTGCGCCAAACACGCCCGCGAACACATGGACGAGGGTGCCATCGTCAACATGTCCAGCAACCACGCGTTCGCGACGACGCCGAGCATCTTCCCGTACAACGCCGTCAAGGCGGGGATCAACGGGATGACCCGCGCGATGGCGATCGATTTCGGCCCCGACGTGCGTGTGAACACGGTGAACCCCGGCTGGGTCGCCATCGACCGCACCACCGGCGACATGGACGAGGAACGCCGTGAGGAACTCGCGAGCATCCACCCGACCGGCCGGATCGGGACTCCGGGCGACGTGGCCGCCGCGGTCGCGTTCCTCGCGAGCGACGAGGCCGGCTTCGTGACCGGCGCGAGCCTGACGGTCGACGGCGGCCGCGACGCCGTGTTGCAGGACGACTTCCTCCCCGACTACCGCGAGCGCCGCGAGGAGTAGCGAGGCGCCGACCGCCGCTTCGCCGCGACTCCGGCGGAGGTAAACCGCCGCGTCCCCTGCCCCCGGATATGAACCCCGACGAGGTCCGCGACGACTGGGCCGAGCGCGAGGGAGAGTTCTCCCCGCGCTACTACGCCGAAAAGGGCCCCGACGACACGAGCGACGCCCTCCTGTCCGCCATCGAGTTCTATGTCGGCACCGACGCCCGGGTGCTCGAACTCGGCTGCGGCTCCGGTCGACACCTCGAACACCTCCGCCGCAACGGCTTCGACCGGCTCACGGGCGTCGACATCAACGACGAGTCGTTCGACGTGATGGCCGAGTACTTCCCCGACCTCGCGGAGTCGGGCGAGTTCCACACGGGCGCCATCGAGGACCTGCTCCCCGAGTTCGAGGACGACGCCTTCGACGCCGTCTATTCGGTCGAGACGCTCCAGCACGTCCACCCCGAGGACACCTGGGTGTTCGAGGAGGTCGTCCGCGTCGCCTCCGACCTGCTCGTGACGGTGGAAAACGAGGGCAACGGAGCACAACGGGGCCGCGAGGGCACCGAGGTGAGCTACGTCAACGACGAGTTCCCGCTGTATCACCGCAACTGGAAGGACGTGTTCTCCCAGTTGGGCGGCGTGCAGGTCGTGAAGGAGCCGACGAAGCGGGACACGGTCCGGGCGTTCAAACTCGCGTAGGGGGCTCGGATCGAGGGCGGCTCGCGTTCTACCGGTCGGTCCCGCTTTCTTACTGGGCGGCTCGCCACAGGGAGCTCGCCGCCGCTGCGCCGAGACGCTCGCTCCGCTCGCGTCTCGCTTACTGGGCGGAGCGGCACAAGGACCGCTCCGCCGTCATGCCGGGACCTCCCTACGGTCGGTCCCGCTCACTTCCCCTCGAATTCCGGCTCCTCGTCGGACATGAACGCCATCACGCCCTCCATGAGGTCGTCGGTGTTCATCAGCTGACCGAACGCCTGCGCCTCGATCTCCAGCCCGGCGTCGGTGTCGTCGCGCCCGGCGAGCATCGCGCGCTTCGTGTAGCGCTGGGCGACCGGCGGACCGCCGGCCAGATCCTGCGCCAGCTCCATCGCGCGTTCCTCCAGCTCGTCGTTCGCGACGACCTCGTTGAGGAAGCCGTAGTCGGCCATCTCCTCGGCGTCGTAGCGCTCGGCGGTGAAGATGATCTCCTTGGCGCGCCCCTCGCCGACGATGTGGCGCAGGCGCTGGGTGCCGCCCCAGCCCGGCAGGAGGCCGAGGTTGTGCTCGGGCTGGCCCAGCTCCGAGCGCTCGGAGGCGACGCGCAGGTCCGCACAGGTGGCGAACTCCATCCCGCCGCCGAGGCAGAAGCCGTCGATGCCGGCGACGACCGGGAGGTCCGAGGACTCGAACTTCCCGAACGTCGACTGCCCCTTCCGGGACAGCTCGACCGCGTGCAGCGGGTCGCCGCCGCCGGCGGCCATGCTCTGCACGTCGGCGCCGGCGGAGAAGGCGCGCTCGCCCTCGCCGGTGACAAGCACCGCGCGCACGTCGTCGTCGGCCTCCAGCTCGTCGATGGCGACGCCGAGCTCGTCGAGCAGCTCGCCGGAGATCGTGTTCATCCGGTGGGGGCGGTCGAGGACGATGTGGCCGACGCGCCCCTCGCGCTCGATGCGGATCGTCTCGAAGTCGACCGTGCCCTCGGCGGCGGTGTCGTCACTGCCGTAGAAGCCGTGACCCTCGTCCACGAGGTCGCGGAGGAAGTCGACCGCCTCGTACCGCTCGGCGCCCGTCTCCTCGTGGCGCTCGTCGAGCGTCTCGAGCAGCGCGTCGAGGCCGACCGAGTCGGCCATCTTCGCGGGCCCGTCGGGGAAGCCGGCGCCCAGCTTCACCGCCTGGTCGATGTCGCCGGCGTCGGCCACGTCGTTGCCGATCAGGCCGGCGACCTCGTTCGCCATGACCGCGAGCAGGGCGCGCTTGACGCCCTCGTCGGCCTCGTCGGAGGGCACCTCCGCGCCCGGGCCGTCCTCGTAGTCGTAGAAGCCCTTCCCGGTCTTCTTCCCGAGGTTCTCGTTGTCGACCTTCTC
Protein-coding sequences here:
- a CDS encoding NUDIX hydrolase produces the protein MTEPETTYVGKACAYITRGGSQLLVFEGPGHDGLQIPKGTIEPGERPRSALFREVREESGLATLASVDKLATDVWTRRESPPKAYVRHFYHASVHEPRDEWTHVVRDGGGEHGSEFAFSWVDIDEARDREFALALDDYVHRLSAVPSAVEVAGAAD
- a CDS encoding metal-dependent hydrolase, producing the protein MDLTWHGHSTWTVEIEDTTFLIDPFFDNPHTDTDPEEVDPDHVLLTHGHADHIADVDRFRGAHVVGTPEVTGYVTDEYGVEDTTGMNLGGTVELGDAFVTMVRADHTNGLDTGYGASGGTPAGYVISETKPTQESDPDSTSFYHAGDTALMTEMRDVIAPFLEPDAAAVPAGDHFTMGPAQAAIAVDWLDVDYAFPMHYDSFPPIEIDTDDFVREVRATGSDAEAVVLGDDETFTIGGE
- a CDS encoding OsmC family protein; the encoded protein is MSDIETSTVSEEGFTSTSQVGDFSLTVDALGEDGPDPNSVLVADYASCFLPAFRVGGQQRGHEDLGKVQIDAEADLDDDDDLTAIRFDIHVEADVDDETLADIVERAEGICHVHSALREGLRADITAHADAF
- a CDS encoding GTP cyclohydrolase III translates to MTAAQLTLVQIDNYGPWTVTPEPRREMDLQTLQSRLFADMAQYIGNRGGYVFFTRFDNMVAVTNGLDRRDHELLQESVGNRYPVTVSLGVGVDEVPIEALETATERVQAAGSAQSSDRSEVLAGEFHGGDAADDVHIAHFDVNDATGKYTDRLNEFDSFINIEQGYASLMKYMREEHGALSFFVGGDNVIAACPDLSHDEYMGAIDHVAADADVQLKVGVGSGATPHEAGFAAKHALEDCRYEGTLVEFA
- a CDS encoding ADP-ribosylglycohydrolase family protein, coding for MTDRDSEPPAATDPSGSRRDRARASLLGVACGDALGRPVAGDAPAAVRDRHGRVTEMLGADGRPAGTTTDPTAAAVAAAERLLDRADAAVSADLDPPSADRPGALLAAVPYGCLAGDAHDRAAAAAEAALVAGTAAGDDVAAESSAALATVVGELVDGESVADAVSTAMSVAVARDAPVPVRETLSVVGDRGAVTIDPAGDPAAVFETALHEAVAAADAEEAIVSAVSRGGHASVLGAVAGAVAGARFGAVEEGDAIPARWLNELGGAADLRALADALVAREVRIDSGVDTDGDA
- a CDS encoding PHP domain-containing protein, with protein sequence MHHDYHVHSTYSDGYFIEFMATAAAEAGLSGIGIADHCVVSEDPAEDRYRREMGFNLDLTYERRRDAIERLRDRVDVRLFDAVELDYEPRDEAAIASFLEEAEFDYAIGSVHDLEDVNVHVRDYFADKSERERRALVDEYFEKLVALAESELFAIAAHPDLVERNPALRGLATRDHYDRAAAAFAESRTVPELNAGRVLDDYGALHPAPGFLDALADHGVAVAVGTDSHRPAAIEPRVERIDAELAERGLEPVRVMDVPDAS
- the eif1A gene encoding translation initiation factor eIF-1A, which encodes MSDDTGNRKPLRMPDDNQVFATVTDMLGGRRVTLRCADGEERMGRIPGRMRFRTWVKEGDIVIAEPWDWQDEKAEVVWRYESDDAQQLREEGHIQ
- the psmA gene encoding archaeal proteasome endopeptidase complex subunit alpha, encoding MRGNDQQAYDRGTSLFSPDGRIYQVEYAREAVSRGAPSVGVRTSEGVVLAAQAQASSSLMESESIEKLHKLDDHVGTASAGHVADARQLIDYARRMAQGNRLRYTEPVGVETLTKYVTDHIQENTQRGGTRPYGAALLVGGFEDGKPRLFGADPSGTPHEWKATAIGGSRQEIQELLEEEWSEELTLDDGISLALRSLFEVNDELTPNDVSLATVSEDGYTAFTADEIADLVEGLDLNTEEDADDDADDEAEE